A window of the Cetobacterium sp. ZOR0034 genome harbors these coding sequences:
- a CDS encoding C-GCAxxG-C-C family (seleno)protein: MNKKVEYVKGQFNCAESIIASFNKNNGTNIPIALGSGMGTGVTVGSLCGAVNAAVLIIGFLKGRETYLEENKARALSNQLLKEIKEKYNSELCIELKKSGTSCQEIVAYTYEKLEEVLK, translated from the coding sequence ATGAATAAAAAAGTAGAATATGTTAAAGGTCAATTTAATTGTGCTGAAAGTATCATTGCATCTTTCAATAAAAATAACGGAACAAATATTCCTATAGCTTTAGGAAGCGGTATGGGGACTGGTGTTACTGTTGGTAGCCTTTGTGGAGCTGTGAATGCTGCTGTTCTTATTATTGGTTTTTTAAAAGGTAGAGAAACTTATTTAGAGGAAAATAAGGCTAGAGCGCTTTCTAATCAACTTTTAAAAGAAATCAAAGAAAAATATAATTCTGAATTATGTATTGAATTGAAAAAATCTGGTACTAGTTGCCAAGAGATAGTAGCTTATACCTACGAAAAATTAGAAGAAGTTTTAAAATAA
- a CDS encoding OmpA family protein, whose amino-acid sequence MRNKKTIAMLLLTTSLLGACSTADKKTSGTVKGAAAGALIGQLVGKDTKGTLIGAGIGALAGLGWGAYKDAQYKEFINALNSTNITVTNNKDNINLRLPGESSFKSGSSVLNGGFYAPLNSIADIMNRYPDTKIQISGYTDNTGNPNSNLNLSLQRAQSVANYLATQGVSPSRISSVGYGDRNPVASNATVDGKALNRRVEINIYQK is encoded by the coding sequence ATGAGAAACAAGAAAACAATAGCTATGTTACTACTGACGACATCTCTTTTAGGGGCTTGTAGTACTGCAGATAAAAAAACTAGTGGAACTGTAAAAGGTGCAGCAGCAGGAGCACTGATAGGTCAATTAGTAGGAAAAGATACAAAGGGAACGCTTATAGGTGCTGGAATAGGTGCTTTAGCAGGACTTGGTTGGGGAGCTTACAAAGATGCTCAATACAAAGAGTTTATAAATGCTCTAAATAGTACAAATATAACAGTAACAAATAATAAAGACAATATAAATTTAAGATTACCTGGTGAATCTTCATTTAAAAGTGGAAGTTCTGTCTTAAACGGAGGATTCTATGCACCGTTAAATTCTATTGCGGATATCATGAATAGATATCCTGATACAAAAATCCAAATTTCTGGATATACAGACAATACGGGAAATCCAAATTCTAATTTAAATCTTTCATTACAAAGAGCACAAAGTGTAGCAAATTATTTAGCAACACAGGGAGTATCACCGAGTAGAATTTCAAGTGTTGGTTATGGGGATAGAAATCCAGTAGCTTCAAATGCGACAGTTGATGGAAAGGCGTTAAATAGAAGAGTAGAAATTAATATATATCAAAAATAA
- a CDS encoding LytS/YhcK type 5TM receptor domain-containing protein encodes MFELASKLFNTLGYIIAIAFFFSRFKSAKNIFVREKHTKKDTILLSIVFSSLAILGTYIGVDYKGAIANTRNIGVIVGGMLAGPEVAIISAIIAGIHRASIGVSQLTAIPCSIATVLGGFITSYLYKKSNSNNRSFLGFFAGVFVENLSMLLILVLSSNKILAMDIVKNLYLPMIFINGIGVAVIIIITEEILEEKEREAGTQAKLALEIANKTLPFFKKGESLDSVCKILLESLKAETVVITDKNFIIANAFKNKDFCIKNQSIQSDATKKVLSSGEVLIFDRNSELNDFWYSEKGIKSCIITPLFQDERVSGTLKIYFNNEENITARKKYLAIGLSQLISSQLEISKLENLKAMARDAELKALQAQINPHFLFNALNTTASFVRFNPSKAREIIIDLSTYLRYNLENTDRLVPLEKELEQVKAYINIEKARFQDRIEVIYNFDQNLDNLKIPSLTIQPLVENSIKHGLLKRNGSGKVKITIKKMYLKCLISVEDDGIGIDPEIIKNINNKIEKNIGLKNVHNRLKLIYGKGLNIERLSNGTKISFYIDQEEQ; translated from the coding sequence ATGTTCGAATTGGCAAGTAAACTATTTAATACTCTCGGCTATATTATAGCTATCGCGTTTTTCTTTTCTCGATTCAAAAGTGCCAAAAATATTTTTGTAAGAGAAAAACATACAAAAAAAGATACAATACTTCTTTCAATTGTTTTTTCTAGTTTAGCTATTTTAGGAACTTATATTGGAGTCGATTATAAAGGTGCAATTGCAAACACTAGAAACATCGGAGTCATTGTTGGTGGTATGCTTGCAGGCCCTGAAGTTGCTATTATCTCGGCTATTATTGCTGGTATACACAGAGCTTCTATCGGAGTTAGTCAACTTACTGCAATTCCATGCTCTATTGCAACAGTTTTAGGTGGATTTATTACTAGCTACCTCTACAAAAAATCTAACTCTAACAATCGTTCTTTTCTAGGCTTTTTCGCAGGTGTTTTCGTTGAAAACCTTAGTATGCTACTAATATTAGTTCTTTCTAGTAATAAAATTTTAGCTATGGATATCGTTAAAAATCTTTATCTTCCAATGATATTTATAAATGGAATAGGTGTCGCAGTCATAATCATAATAACCGAAGAAATTTTAGAAGAGAAAGAAAGAGAAGCGGGAACACAAGCTAAATTAGCTCTCGAAATCGCCAACAAAACTCTTCCGTTCTTTAAAAAAGGAGAATCTCTCGATAGTGTTTGTAAAATTTTACTTGAATCATTAAAAGCTGAAACTGTTGTTATCACTGATAAAAATTTTATAATAGCAAACGCTTTTAAAAATAAAGATTTTTGTATAAAAAATCAAAGTATTCAAAGTGATGCTACTAAAAAAGTTTTATCTTCTGGTGAAGTTTTAATTTTTGATAGAAACAGTGAACTAAATGATTTCTGGTACTCTGAAAAAGGTATAAAATCTTGTATTATTACCCCTCTTTTTCAAGATGAAAGAGTATCCGGTACTTTGAAAATATACTTTAATAATGAAGAAAATATTACTGCTAGAAAAAAATATTTAGCTATTGGCCTTTCTCAACTTATCTCTAGTCAACTTGAAATAAGTAAATTAGAAAATTTGAAAGCCATGGCCAGAGATGCTGAACTAAAAGCTCTACAAGCACAAATAAATCCACATTTTCTATTTAATGCTCTCAATACAACAGCTTCATTTGTTAGATTTAATCCCAGTAAAGCAAGAGAGATTATTATTGATTTATCCACTTATCTTAGATACAATTTAGAAAATACAGATAGACTTGTTCCTTTAGAAAAAGAGTTAGAACAAGTTAAAGCTTATATAAATATAGAAAAAGCAAGATTTCAAGATAGAATTGAAGTAATTTATAACTTTGATCAAAATTTAGATAACTTAAAAATACCTAGTTTAACCATTCAGCCACTTGTTGAAAACAGTATAAAACACGGATTATTAAAAAGAAATGGTTCTGGAAAAGTTAAAATTACTATAAAAAAAATGTATTTAAAATGTTTAATCTCTGTAGAGGATGACGGTATTGGAATTGATCCAGAAATAATCAAAAATATAAATAATAAAATTGAAAAAAATATAGGTTTAAAAAATGTTCATAATCGTTTAAAACTTATCTATGGTAAAGGATTAAATATAGAACGTCTAAGTAACGGAACAAAAATTTCATTCTATATTGACCAGGAGGAACAATGA
- a CDS encoding LytTR family DNA-binding domain-containing protein encodes MIKCVIVEDEFPAREELKFFINSNTNFQIEKEFENPIDALKYIEANEVDVVFLDINMPELDGMTLGKIIHRVNKNIKLVFISAYKDFAVEAFEIKAFDYILKPYSEDRIITLLENIVEKIKKIDSPPKDYNIKKITVNSDSKMLVVSTDNILYIEADEKETNIFMKEIMYTSKLKISQLENILSEELFFRCHRSYIVNIDKIIEVEPWFNGTYILKVSNSNFKIPVSRNKVKELKEILTIK; translated from the coding sequence ATGATTAAATGTGTAATTGTTGAAGATGAATTTCCCGCTAGAGAGGAATTAAAATTCTTTATTAACAGTAATACCAATTTTCAAATTGAAAAAGAATTTGAAAATCCAATAGATGCTTTGAAATATATTGAGGCAAATGAAGTAGATGTCGTATTTCTAGATATAAATATGCCTGAATTAGACGGTATGACTCTGGGAAAGATAATCCATCGAGTCAATAAAAATATAAAATTAGTCTTTATTTCTGCCTATAAGGATTTTGCTGTAGAAGCTTTTGAAATAAAAGCTTTTGATTATATTTTAAAACCATATTCAGAAGATCGGATAATAACTCTTCTTGAAAATATTGTAGAAAAAATTAAAAAAATTGATTCCCCTCCTAAAGACTATAATATAAAAAAAATAACTGTTAATTCCGATTCAAAAATGTTAGTAGTTTCAACTGATAATATTTTATACATTGAAGCAGATGAAAAAGAAACAAATATTTTTATGAAAGAAATAATGTATACATCAAAATTAAAAATTTCTCAATTAGAAAATATTCTTTCTGAAGAATTATTTTTTAGATGCCATCGTTCATATATTGTAAATATCGATAAAATTATCGAAGTAGAACCTTGGTTTAATGGCACTTATATTTTAAAAGTTTCAAATTCTAATTTCAAAATTCCTGTAAGTAGAAATAAAGTCAAAGAACTCAAAGAAATTTTAACTATAAAATAA
- a CDS encoding EI24 domain-containing protein, with product MEKIRILLDGYLKAPKLIKELGLRWGYLVGGFVGVLLLLFFYWISGYIGDWIFKEVSNVFDFQEYSRIVRWLFIFLIRTIMISVEYFFFKTILLAILAPFFSYISEKIECYEEGVVYKFTVKENLFFILRGIKIAGKSFFKEFFFTSIVILLGFIPVINIIVPILIYIIQSYFISYNFVDYTLERHKMSAEESSDFIWQNKIVFTIGGGIFTLIYFIPIIGIIVAPLISITAFTTTTLKLLKTKKGI from the coding sequence GTGGAAAAGATAAGAATATTATTAGACGGTTATTTGAAAGCGCCTAAATTAATAAAAGAATTAGGGTTAAGATGGGGATATTTGGTTGGAGGATTTGTAGGCGTATTATTACTTTTATTTTTTTATTGGATTTCTGGATATATAGGGGATTGGATATTCAAAGAAGTAAGTAATGTTTTTGATTTTCAAGAATATTCTAGAATAGTAAGATGGTTGTTTATCTTTTTAATAAGAACGATTATGATTTCAGTAGAGTATTTCTTTTTTAAAACGATTTTATTGGCAATATTAGCACCTTTTTTTAGTTATATATCCGAAAAGATTGAATGCTACGAAGAGGGAGTTGTGTATAAATTCACGGTCAAAGAAAATTTGTTTTTTATATTAAGGGGAATAAAAATTGCGGGTAAAAGTTTTTTTAAAGAATTTTTTTTTACGAGTATAGTTATTTTATTGGGATTTATTCCTGTTATAAATATAATCGTACCGATTTTAATTTATATTATTCAAAGTTACTTTATATCGTATAATTTTGTTGATTATACACTTGAAAGACACAAGATGTCAGCAGAGGAAAGTTCAGATTTTATATGGCAAAATAAGATCGTATTTACAATTGGAGGTGGAATATTTACTTTGATATATTTTATTCCTATCATAGGGATAATCGTGGCTCCATTGATAAGCATAACTGCATTCACAACAACAACATTGAAACTTTTAAAAACAAAAAAAGGTATTTAA
- a CDS encoding deoxyribodipyrimidine photo-lyase gives MDKERVKYLKINKEKKGEYIIYWMQETQRIEYNFSLEKAIEVANESKLPLYVIFNYIKNYPEASERHFKFMLQGLKDVRDTLERYGVQFVLLEGDLEKNMLKISKDARTLIWDKSYLRYQRDIREKILKKLDLTIIEVENNVVVPVEVVSFKEEYSAKTFRDKYKKVKERYLKESDYKIVIKFAYNELINNKLKKMDQSQIYLPQNKARLDGDFIGGEIEAKKVLEKFIEEKLEFYSLKGPDNDWSSKLSPYLHFGQISPLQIWSALKKIKELEIQKDKFLEELFIRRELAINFVYYNLKYDAWDGITYKWAYETMEKHLKDQRDYLYSLEELENYKTHDIYWNSAQKQMVDTGYMESYMRMYWCKKLLEWVGSPQEAYEIAINLNNKYLYDGRDPNSYAGVAWCFGKHDRAWKERKIFGKVRYMNSSGLEKKFDMEKYIKKIVK, from the coding sequence ATGGATAAAGAGAGAGTTAAATATTTAAAAATAAATAAAGAGAAAAAAGGGGAATATATAATTTATTGGATGCAAGAGACTCAAAGGATAGAATATAATTTTTCTTTAGAAAAAGCTATTGAAGTCGCAAATGAATCGAAGTTACCACTTTATGTTATATTTAACTATATAAAAAATTATCCAGAAGCATCTGAAAGACATTTTAAATTTATGCTTCAAGGACTAAAGGACGTTCGTGATACTTTGGAAAGATATGGTGTTCAGTTTGTTTTGTTAGAAGGAGATTTAGAAAAAAATATGCTAAAAATTTCCAAAGATGCTCGAACTTTAATTTGGGATAAAAGTTATCTGAGATATCAAAGAGATATTCGAGAAAAAATTTTAAAAAAATTGGATTTAACTATAATTGAAGTTGAAAATAATGTTGTTGTACCTGTAGAAGTTGTAAGTTTTAAAGAAGAATATAGCGCAAAAACATTTAGGGATAAATATAAAAAAGTCAAAGAAAGATATTTAAAAGAATCTGATTATAAAATAGTTATAAAGTTTGCTTATAATGAGTTGATAAATAATAAATTAAAGAAAATGGATCAGTCGCAAATTTATCTTCCTCAAAATAAAGCTAGGTTAGATGGAGATTTTATTGGAGGAGAAATAGAAGCTAAAAAAGTGTTGGAAAAATTTATAGAAGAAAAATTAGAGTTTTATTCACTTAAAGGACCTGATAACGATTGGAGCTCTAAACTTTCTCCATATTTACATTTTGGACAGATATCACCTCTTCAAATATGGAGTGCGCTAAAAAAAATCAAAGAATTAGAGATTCAAAAAGATAAATTTTTAGAAGAACTTTTTATAAGAAGAGAATTAGCTATAAATTTTGTATACTATAATTTAAAGTATGATGCTTGGGATGGGATTACTTATAAATGGGCTTATGAAACAATGGAAAAGCATTTAAAGGATCAAAGAGATTACTTATACTCTTTAGAAGAGTTAGAAAATTATAAAACTCATGATATTTATTGGAATTCAGCACAAAAACAGATGGTAGATACAGGATATATGGAAAGCTATATGAGGATGTACTGGTGCAAAAAGCTATTAGAATGGGTTGGCTCTCCTCAAGAAGCATATGAGATAGCGATAAATTTAAATAATAAATATTTATATGATGGAAGAGATCCTAATTCTTATGCTGGGGTAGCGTGGTGTTTTGGAAAACATGATAGAGCTTGGAAGGAAAGAAAAATTTTTGGAAAAGTTAGATATATGAATAGTTCTGGCTTGGAAAAAAAGTTTGATATGGAAAAATATATAAAAAAAATTGTGAAATAA
- a CDS encoding glycoside hydrolase family 105 protein produces the protein MKRLQIENYIESYLGSYKEYKTEWNYEDGCILIGAEALYKATKDKKYLEFILNYLDKRIDENGKIADLNPVEYNIDNINSGRVLFTAFKETNDVKYEKATESVKYLLNIHPRTLEGNFWHKGRYPYQVWLDGLYMAQPFLAIYSNEKHDENGLKDVLNQFKNVRKNLFCDDRKLYFHGFDETKTMNWADKETGKSKNFWARAVGWYAMALVDVIEGIDDVTFNSYKNELAKLYVELMEGVVKYQDESGLWYQVMALEGKEGNYLETSATLMFAYSLLKGNRLNLVDESYLEKGKKAFDAVIANNLKEKDGKLELGNICIMAGLNGLIPFNGDRNGSFEYYISEKVGSDDPKGVGPLFKAYSEIILLGDKGGK, from the coding sequence ATGAAAAGGTTACAAATTGAAAACTACATAGAGTCTTACTTAGGGAGTTATAAAGAATATAAGACTGAATGGAATTATGAAGATGGTTGCATATTAATAGGAGCAGAAGCATTATATAAGGCTACAAAAGATAAAAAATATTTAGAATTTATTTTAAATTATTTAGATAAAAGAATTGATGAAAATGGAAAGATAGCAGATTTAAATCCAGTGGAATATAATATTGACAATATAAACTCAGGAAGAGTTTTATTTACAGCATTCAAAGAAACAAACGATGTAAAATATGAAAAAGCTACTGAAAGTGTAAAGTATTTGCTGAATATTCACCCAAGAACATTGGAGGGGAATTTCTGGCATAAAGGAAGATATCCTTATCAAGTTTGGTTAGATGGACTATATATGGCCCAACCATTTCTTGCAATCTATTCAAATGAAAAACACGATGAAAATGGTTTAAAGGATGTTTTAAATCAATTTAAAAATGTAAGAAAAAATCTATTCTGTGATGATAGAAAATTATACTTCCATGGTTTTGATGAAACAAAAACTATGAATTGGGCAGATAAAGAAACAGGAAAATCAAAAAACTTCTGGGCAAGAGCAGTTGGTTGGTATGCTATGGCTTTAGTTGATGTTATTGAAGGTATTGATGATGTGACATTTAACTCATATAAAAATGAACTTGCAAAGTTATATGTAGAGCTTATGGAGGGAGTTGTAAAATATCAAGATGAGTCAGGGTTATGGTATCAAGTTATGGCTTTAGAAGGAAAAGAAGGAAACTACTTAGAAACTTCAGCTACACTGATGTTTGCATATTCATTATTAAAAGGAAATAGATTGAATCTAGTTGATGAGTCTTATTTAGAAAAAGGAAAAAAAGCTTTCGATGCAGTTATTGCAAATAATTTAAAAGAAAAAGATGGAAAGTTAGAGTTAGGAAACATATGTATAATGGCTGGTTTAAATGGACTTATACCATTTAATGGAGATAGAAATGGAAGTTTTGAATACTATATTTCTGAAAAAGTTGGATCTGATGACCCTAAAGGAGTAGGACCTCTATTTAAAGCTTATAGTGAAATAATCTTATTAGGTGATAAGGGAGGAAAGTAA
- a CDS encoding thioesterase family protein has protein sequence MFEIDYKVTVSDINYGGHMGNERALLLFQEARINLFKALGGDEMNVIDGIGTIQKDAHVYYKGEVYMGEKLKVRIVRVELKKASIDFFYQVANENGDIVIEGSTLIVGFNYVLKKISKFPKELFEKLKAII, from the coding sequence ATGTTTGAAATAGATTATAAAGTAACAGTATCAGATATAAATTACGGTGGTCATATGGGAAATGAAAGAGCTCTTCTTTTGTTTCAAGAGGCAAGAATAAATCTTTTTAAGGCGTTGGGTGGAGATGAAATGAATGTAATAGATGGTATTGGTACAATTCAAAAGGATGCTCATGTTTATTATAAAGGTGAAGTTTATATGGGAGAGAAATTGAAAGTAAGAATTGTAAGAGTTGAGCTTAAAAAGGCTTCAATAGATTTTTTTTATCAGGTTGCAAATGAAAATGGTGATATAGTAATAGAGGGTTCAACACTAATCGTAGGTTTTAATTATGTATTAAAAAAAATCTCGAAATTTCCTAAAGAATTATTTGAAAAATTAAAAGCTATTATTTAG
- a CDS encoding carbon starvation protein A: protein MISFIGSLIALILGYAIYGKYVEKVFGISDKETPAVRLADGVDYVELDWKKAFLIQFLNIAGLGPIFGAVAGALWGPAAFLWIVFGCIFAGATHDYLSGMLSVRHDGATIAEIVGHYLGDNAKKLMRVFSVVLLVLVGVVFVNGPAGILASMTSIGTLTWVAIIIAYYMLATVLPVDKLIGKIYPIFGASLIIMGIGIGGGLIFQGYNIPEISLVNLHPKGTSIYPYLFITIACGAISGFHATQSPLMARCMKSEKEGRRVFYGSMIAEGVIALVWAAAAMSFFGGTEGLMNAGPAGVVVNTISNSILGKVGGALALLGVVACPITSGDTAFRSARLAIADAIDYKQGPIKNRFMIAIPLFAVGIGLCFIDFAIIWRYFAWSNQTLATIALWAGAVYLAKGEKNHWIATIPATFMTAVVTTYILIAPEGFRLSETIGYVVGIAGAVVALGLFLKKIKK, encoded by the coding sequence ATGATTAGTTTTATAGGATCGTTGATAGCGTTAATTTTAGGTTATGCAATCTATGGAAAGTATGTAGAGAAAGTATTTGGTATTAGTGATAAGGAAACTCCTGCAGTTCGTCTAGCAGACGGAGTTGATTATGTTGAATTAGATTGGAAAAAAGCATTTTTAATTCAGTTTTTAAATATAGCTGGATTAGGACCTATCTTTGGAGCAGTAGCGGGAGCGCTTTGGGGACCAGCAGCTTTTCTATGGATTGTATTTGGATGTATTTTTGCGGGAGCAACACATGATTATTTATCAGGAATGCTTTCGGTGAGACACGATGGAGCAACTATAGCGGAAATTGTAGGGCATTACTTGGGTGACAATGCAAAAAAACTTATGAGAGTATTTTCAGTTGTATTATTAGTACTTGTTGGAGTTGTATTTGTAAATGGACCAGCCGGAATATTAGCAAGCATGACAAGTATAGGAACTTTAACATGGGTAGCAATAATAATTGCATATTATATGCTTGCCACAGTTTTACCTGTTGATAAATTAATAGGAAAAATATATCCAATATTTGGAGCTTCATTGATTATTATGGGAATAGGTATTGGTGGAGGACTAATCTTCCAAGGATATAATATACCAGAGATTTCATTAGTAAACTTACATCCTAAAGGAACATCAATCTATCCATATCTATTTATAACAATAGCGTGTGGAGCGATTTCTGGATTCCATGCAACACAATCACCTCTTATGGCTAGATGTATGAAGAGTGAAAAAGAGGGAAGAAGAGTATTTTATGGATCAATGATAGCAGAGGGTGTTATTGCACTTGTTTGGGCAGCGGCAGCAATGTCATTCTTTGGTGGAACTGAAGGACTTATGAATGCAGGACCAGCAGGAGTTGTAGTAAATACAATATCAAATAGTATATTAGGAAAAGTTGGGGGAGCTTTAGCATTATTAGGAGTTGTAGCTTGTCCAATAACATCAGGAGATACAGCATTTAGAAGTGCAAGATTAGCAATAGCAGATGCAATTGACTACAAGCAAGGACCAATAAAAAATAGATTTATGATAGCAATACCACTATTTGCAGTAGGAATTGGTTTATGTTTTATAGATTTCGCAATTATTTGGAGATATTTTGCATGGTCAAACCAAACTTTAGCAACGATAGCATTATGGGCTGGAGCAGTATATTTAGCTAAAGGAGAAAAAAATCATTGGATAGCAACTATACCGGCGACATTTATGACTGCGGTAGTTACAACATACATACTGATAGCACCAGAAGGATTTAGATTATCAGAAACTATAGGTTATGTAGTTGGAATAGCGGGGGCAGTAGTGGCATTAGGATTATTCTTAAAAAAAATAAAAAAGTAA
- a CDS encoding transporter, protein MKIDILVIVIYFMFMMAIGYFFQKHASNSTSDYFSGGGKMLWWMVGGTAFMTQFSAMTFTGMAGDAFTKGIGPVVVFYANALGYLTCFLWFAPKARQLRIATPIEGIRMRFGNTSEQAFTWAIMLPNIISAGVWLNALAIFASAVFEVSIDVTILVTGLVVLFMSLTGGAWAVIASDFMQMIILMVGTVACAIVASIKGGGFFNILNMGLPTNKIVGPDINYVWLFAIWFIMIFCKQFFSVSSLTGGAYRFFSAKDTKNAKKGALLALGLMLIGPLVWFLPVWYMSAFNPDVTTWGLSTLGKSITNGVYLAFIKKEMPAGMAGIMMSGIFAATMSSMDSALNRNAGIVIKSFYCPIVNKNATEKQMMSVSKIVTFFFGVMIISIALILNKFNNLSLFTITLMIGTLLDLPILIPGLLGYVVKKTPDWAGWATVVVGFIVSFAVMKLYNPIWVANTLNLVVPFTAREAKDLEIVVGLGAQLTITCGFFMSTKLFFKGFKSKEREESYNKFFNNISTEVIAVQSDENELDNTQRSILGKLIFAFGIILSMLVVIPNPTFGRITLLLIGLTNSTIGYFLNKASTPKIKNKISVTEASSI, encoded by the coding sequence ATGAAAATAGATATATTAGTAATTGTAATTTACTTTATGTTTATGATGGCAATAGGATATTTCTTCCAAAAGCATGCTTCGAATTCTACAAGTGACTATTTCTCTGGTGGTGGGAAAATGTTGTGGTGGATGGTAGGAGGAACGGCTTTTATGACTCAATTTAGCGCTATGACTTTTACAGGAATGGCAGGGGATGCATTTACAAAAGGTATTGGTCCAGTTGTTGTATTTTATGCAAATGCATTAGGATATTTAACTTGTTTCTTATGGTTTGCACCTAAAGCGAGGCAATTAAGAATTGCAACTCCGATAGAAGGAATAAGAATGAGATTTGGAAATACGAGTGAACAAGCTTTTACGTGGGCGATTATGTTACCGAATATAATCTCGGCAGGTGTTTGGTTGAATGCGCTAGCAATATTTGCAAGTGCTGTATTTGAAGTTTCGATAGATGTTACTATATTAGTAACAGGATTAGTTGTATTATTTATGTCTCTGACAGGTGGAGCATGGGCTGTAATAGCATCTGATTTTATGCAGATGATTATCTTAATGGTAGGAACGGTAGCTTGTGCTATAGTTGCATCGATAAAAGGTGGAGGGTTCTTCAATATTTTAAATATGGGACTTCCAACTAATAAAATAGTTGGTCCAGATATAAACTACGTTTGGTTATTTGCAATTTGGTTTATAATGATTTTCTGTAAACAGTTCTTCAGTGTAAGTAGTTTAACAGGTGGAGCATATAGATTCTTCTCTGCTAAGGATACTAAAAATGCAAAAAAAGGAGCTTTATTGGCACTAGGTTTGATGCTGATAGGACCTTTAGTGTGGTTCTTACCAGTTTGGTATATGTCAGCCTTTAATCCAGATGTAACTACTTGGGGGTTATCAACTCTAGGAAAATCTATAACAAATGGTGTTTACTTAGCGTTTATAAAGAAAGAGATGCCTGCAGGAATGGCTGGAATTATGATGTCGGGAATCTTCGCAGCGACAATGTCATCTATGGACTCGGCATTAAATAGAAATGCCGGAATAGTAATTAAAAGTTTCTACTGCCCAATTGTAAATAAAAATGCGACAGAAAAACAGATGATGTCAGTTAGTAAAATTGTAACATTCTTCTTTGGAGTGATGATAATTTCAATCGCTTTAATATTAAATAAATTTAATAACCTGAGCTTATTTACAATAACTCTTATGATTGGAACGCTATTAGATTTACCAATTTTAATTCCAGGATTATTAGGTTATGTTGTGAAGAAGACTCCAGATTGGGCTGGTTGGGCAACTGTAGTAGTAGGATTCATAGTTTCGTTTGCAGTTATGAAATTATATAATCCAATTTGGGTAGCGAACACACTTAATTTAGTAGTTCCGTTTACAGCTAGAGAAGCAAAAGATTTGGAGATTGTTGTTGGTTTAGGGGCTCAGTTAACAATAACTTGTGGATTCTTTATGTCGACGAAGTTATTCTTTAAAGGATTCAAGTCAAAAGAGAGAGAGGAATCTTATAATAAATTCTTCAATAATATTTCGACAGAGGTTATAGCAGTACAATCAGATGAAAATGAGTTAGACAATACTCAAAGAAGTATATTAGGAAAGCTTATATTTGCTTTTGGAATAATACTATCAATGCTGGTAGTTATACCTAATCCTACTTTTGGAAGAATAACTCTTCTATTGATTGGATTAACGAATTCTACAATAGGGTATTTTTTAAATAAAGCAAGTACACCGAAAATAAAAAATAAAATTTCAGTTACAGAAGCTAGTTCAATCTAA